The following DNA comes from Capsicum annuum cultivar UCD-10X-F1 chromosome 7, UCD10Xv1.1, whole genome shotgun sequence.
GATTGAACCATTGCCTCtcttcagaagaggcatgttgtggctataaataacctgctttcttccacaggttaagaaagaaaattttcagaattacaagcttcttcttcttcttaaaaatactctaaatgtgatcattcaaaccgtgagtgtgttcgaagaatccgcctatttgaggtaccactatagtcggattgaaggccattttatcctgggaggaagattccataaccttgggtacagtgaggggaattattccttaaggaaactccgtgaattcggacgacttggccttgacaatttctgtttcatctatatttctgaaatataaaatacacctcttgtaaagatcattttgatcttgtgttgagagtATTTGTTTAACTTCGTTGTGTTCTtcttcatacttgaactcgagttgaagttgttattctattatacagattctacgtacccgcATTGTGGAAAATAACAGTGTTGTCGGGGCCAATTGCACATATCTCTGACTATTTTATTAGGTACTTGCTACCAGTGTAACATTGTCCATTAAGGTTTAGGCGGATGAGAAGAAATCGCCTACTGACAATGCTACCAGTGTAACATTGTCCATTAAGGTTTAGGCGGATGAGAAGAAATCGCCTACTGTTTTTTGCTTTCGctgggatttgaacctgagacctcatggttctctGCTCATTTTGCTTGATATCTAGACTACACCCTTGGGTGCattacatatttaattttaagCAAACTGTTCCTAGAAATAGGATCCACTGAGCAAATAAGGGTTAGGTAGATGAGGTCACTGCCTCAGTCTAGACTTGTTTCTTTTAAAGGACTTGGTTCCTTCATCTTTGAAGTCCTTAATTTCCATTTGGAACActataaaaatctaaaaagaaaaattggttACATGTTAGTGCAAATCTTTAGTGACAAAGAACATGAGATCAGGAAAAGTAGAAAAGAAATAATGTGAGATGCATATAAAGAAGGAAGGGTGAGTTTTCTAACGTTACTTCAGGACGAATAAACTACTTTACTTTGTCTCTGTAGATCATCTAAACAATGAAGTCTAAAAAGTAAAAGATTTTATGTGTTGcttctaatttttgtgtgtgaATGCAATCTAAGCCACCCTTATCCACTATTACTTTGTAATCTGGAGGCTATTACCAGATCAGTCTACCAAAAACAGAGAATAAACTAAAGGATGATTCGTTACCATCACAGACAGCAGTAAAATCCATCTGTTAGGTTCCATGTCTTATATGACTCTTGCAGCTTGGTGATCAGAAGGCTTAAGTCACGTCTCTAAGCATTAAATTTATAGTTGTTAGGGCATGAGGAGTTTTGATGATAtacatgtgaatgaaacatgttgaaGAAGCTGGTCCATTCAAGGTAAAATAGTCTAGCTAGCACAGGAGTTTGGATGATATGATTATGTGTTCAAGACAAACTTAGTTAACATTGATTACATCAGAAGCCGAGTTAGATTAGACTAGAAGTCTTGAGGAAGTCAAGTTGATCAAGGAGTTCAGTAAGAAGAGGATTTGAATTAAAATAATCCTATCAAAACTAGGAGAGGTGAGGCGGCAACAAAAGGGAAAATAATTAACTGATAGAGTTCTACTGAAGAAAGAATTGAACATCAAAAAAGACTCTATCACAGGTTAGCTTAAATACAGCAAACATGACTCAAAGCCAGTACTCATGCACGTACTGAAAAAGTCAATCAACAATCAGCATACATACTTGTTGAAGAACCAAGCCTCTTACTTAGCAGGTCATAAACTGTGTAGTAGTTAGGTTCTGGTATTATAATGAGTCATTGATTctaatctcagtaatctataactgagttaggagttgtggtcctcaagtttgggaactcgaagacttgagAACACTTATCTTAGGAAGATTAGTGTTTTTGtagtaataggagttagaagttttaattcctaggttacaagaagtcttgtaattttgttgattgttgaggctcaagtattttagtgaagttgggttaaatcctgtagaggtacaagttgtagttttgtacacctttcttgagccgggtgtttttcacgtaaaaacactgtgttcagtttacttctgtgaaccacgtttacttacttgtttCACAATAGGCAATTAGTAGGAAgcgtactctaacaagtggtatcagagagaggttgtcttaaataaggctagcacctaagaaaaggGTCAACATGATGAATTCCACACCTTCTACTGGTCACAGTGAGGGTCAGTCAAccactagacctccactctttgatggttctcattTTATCTGGTGAAAAGCAAGGATGGAGATGTTCATTCAAGGCgaagactatgaattatgggacAGGATTACTGATGGTCTCACTATTCCAATGAAGACTGTTGATGGAGTACAAGacaagaaagtaaggagtgaatttactctTGATGACCTGTTGGCTTTAAAGAAAAATGCGAAGGCCAAAAATATCTTGGTGTGTGGTCTAGGACCAGCTGAATATAATAGGATATCCACCTGTACTACggctaagcaaatttgggatgcactgATAAATGCCCATGAAGGTACCTCCCATGTAAGAAAATTCAGAATTGCTCTTTGTTTACTGAATATGAGGcattcaaaataaaggaaaatgaaacACTTCATGAGATGTGACAAGGCTTACCACTTTAACAAACGAGTTAACTTcgttaggaaaagtcatttctgaggaagaacaagttgaaaaggtactgAGGGTGTTACCTAAATCAAAATGAAATGTTAAGGTGACTGCAATTAGGGAGGCAAATAAAGAGCTTGAAGGGTTGACCCTGGATGAACTTGTAGGAAACTTAAGGATCTATGAGATGGAAATTGATGGAATCAAAGAACAAGCAGCCCCTGAGAAGATCTTAGCTTTAAaagcttctgatagtgatgatgaatttgaacttgataaggagcaagttgccttcataaccaAGAATTTCAGCAAGTTCTTCAGgaagaagaagggaacaggtacCAAGAAGCGTTCAAATGATAATCAaaatggatgctacaagtgtggAAAGACTGATCATCTGATCAGAGAATGTCCTCgatgggaaatagaatggagaaaggaaagggttaaaaaggaacaaaaagaaagggccaaaagaaaggaaaaagaagaacatGCCATGATAGCTGCATGGAGATATGACtctgatgatgatgaagttgatgagacaacatttatggcttttggagatTCAGACattgaggaagaagatgatgctcctGAGGTAAGTTTCcttgaactcaaagaaaaactgTTTCTGTTTTCTAAAATTAgacttgtttccttgatgagtgatTCAATTGATAGtctccaagaattaacttctgatagggatgaactGTTCAACAGCCTTGCAAGTCTAAAATTTGATTTCATTGATCTGAAAGTTTGTAAATATtctgttgaaaaagaaaattgcaCTCTCAAGAACCAAGTCACATTGCTAGAGTCTTCAactaatgatcttaagtctgaagttcttAAATTAACACtcaatgaaaatgataaaaaggccatgagtaaagaacaagaaaaggcTGAACTTGAGTTAACTAAGTACAAACAAGAATGTCATAATTTgactgaaaaaatgaataagctaagtcaagaagTTGCCAAGTTAAAGTTGGATTTGGAAAGAGCTAACAGATggaaaaattcttcaagaattgttcatcaaTTGAGTGGAAGAAATCATAATGAAAAGCAGGTTtaggtttttttaaaaaagctgaTAATCTGCAAGATCTATGCTATATCTGTGGCAATCTTGAACATCTTACTACTGAATGTCCTGTGGCTGCAACTAGCAGTATTAGAAGCCAGAATCTGGCAACAAACTTTTCTCAAACCAAAAATACAAGCACTAAAAttggtcagagaaacaggtcagGTTACGTATTTCCTGCATAGACTAGAAGGAATTTAATTCATCCTTTACCAACAAAACATGGCCCAAGCTAGTctgggttcctaaatctaaccattgatttctctTGCAGGAGATGATGAAGGGAACCAAAAAGCACTGCTACTTAGATAGTGCATGCTCAAGACATATGACTGGCGACAAGAAAAAATtactttcactctccaaaatagatgGAGGAGGAGTTTCTTTTGGAAACGGAAAAAAGGGAATCATCATTGGAGTTGGGAAAATTGGCACATCAAATTGAAAAGCTGTGGAAGATGTGTATCTTGTACAAGGATTAAAGCATAACCTGCTGAGCATCTCACAATtatgtgacaaaggtaataaagtaatttttacTGCTGTAGGGGTTAAAGTCAAAAGGATGGATACCAAAGAAATTGTGCTTACTGCAAGGAGATACAGAAACGTGTACAAAGCAGACTTAATGGCAGGACCTGGACCTGAGTTGACTTGTCTAAGTGCAATAGAAactgatcccctcctttggcaaagaagacttggacatgcaagtctaaAACGACTGAACATACTTTCTTCCAAAGACATGGTATTGAGGTTACCTAAAaccaagtttaaggaagaaaagttatgtagtgcatgtgtaagggggaagcaggtaAGATCTTCATTTAAGTTAAAGAATCATGTTAGCACTACCAAGTGTCTTGAACTGGTCCATATGGACTTGTGTGGACCGATGAGACAACAAAGCAGAGGTGgaaaaggtatgtttttgtaattgttgatgattattccaggttcACCTGAACTTTatttctagcctctaaagaagatgcctttgatgtctttgaaattttcatcaagaaaatgaaaaagaaattgggcacttcattagtttccataaaGTCTGACCATGAAACAGAATTTGAGAATGCAAAATTTTTGGATTTCTGTTCATCACAAGGAATAGACCATAACTTCtcagctcctagaacaccacaacaaaatggagtggtggagAGTAAAAATAGAACCTTGAAAGATATGgatagaacaatgatgcttgcagcaaATGTTGCCAAAAACCTATGGGCTGAGGCAATGAGTACTGCAGCATATATTATGAACAGGTGCATGATCAGGCCAATGTTAGACAAGACTCCCTATGAGTTACTAAAAGGTAGAAAGCCTAACATTTCTCACTTTAGAACTTTTGGCTGCAAATATTTCATACACAATAATGGTAAGGATAATCTTGGAAAATTTGATGCCAAAAGTGATGAGGGGatcttcttaggttattcacCACATAGTAAAGCCTATAGGGTTTTGAATAACAGATctaactgtgttgaagaaagcatgcatgtgatGTTTGATGAATTCTGTGATAAGACTAACTTGCAGGAAGGAAGCGATACTGAGGAACTGGTTGTACAACATGTTCCAGCGACTGAAACAGTCAAATCTGGAGGCATTTTCACAGGGGGAACTAAAGCTGAAGTTACAGTGATAGGGGGAACTGAGCCATCAACTGACTCTCATCAGAACATCAACAGTGATCCTCGCAGCTCACTTAGCTTGATCCCAAAAGGATTCAAATATCAAGGCTCATACCCCATTGAAAATGTACTTACTGATCTCAATTCTGGTATTACCATAAGATCTGAACTAAGAAGTATATGTGCATTCAAGGCATTTCTGTCAGAGATAGAGCCAAAGAAGGTAACTGAGGCATTGCTTGATGTGGATTGGATCATAGCTATGCAGGATGAATTGAACCAATTTGAGAAAAGCAAAGTATGACACTTAGTTCCTCTTCCAAAAGAAAGATCAGTAATTgggactaagtgggtgtacagaaataaagttgatgagcatggaataGTCACAAGAAACAAGGCAAGACTGGTGGttcaaggatacaatcaagaagaaggGATCGACTTTGATGAGACCTTTGCTCTTGTAGCCAGACTTGAAGCTATAAGACTACTTGTTACCTTTGCTTCTTACATGGAGTTTATTTTGTATCAGATAGATGGGAAGAGTGCATTTCTGAATGACATTCTCAAGGAAGAAGTATATGTTAAGCAACCCCTAGGATTtgaaagcaaggagtttccaAACTATGTCTACAAGCTGGACAAAGCTttgtatggattgaaacaagctccaagagcttggtatgaaagaCTGTCCAAATTTCTATTGGAACATGGACAtaccagaggtaaaattgacaatgcccttttcttgaaaactaatgggaaggatttgttagttgtgcaggtgtatgtggatgatattatttttggctcaacaaATATGCTTATGACTCATGAGtttgccaaactcatgagttgtgaatttgagatgagcatgatgggagaGCTAAACTACTTTTTGGGCTTACAAATAAAGCAGTTAGCCTCAGGAACAATGATTCACCAACAGAAGTATATCAAAGAGtttctcaagaaattctccatggaAGAGGCAAAATAGGTAAGTACTCCTATTGCTACTGCCACAAAGCTAGACTTGGATGAAACAGGTTCAGATGTAGAGCAAAAGATGTATCGAGGTATGATAGGGTCATTATTGTACCTCACAGCAAGTAGACTTGACATTGTGTTCAGTGTAGGGCTATGTGCAAGGTTTCAAGCTAAGCCAAAAGAATCAcatttaaaatctataaaaagaaTCTTCAGATACTTAAAAGGAACCAGTGATCTTGGCTTGTGGTATCCCGAAGGTAGTAACTTTAACTTGGTAGGATACTCTGATGCTGATTATGCAGGATATCTGGTGGACAGGAAAATCACTACAGGTATGGAACACTTCTTAGGATCATGTTTGATTCCTTGGTCcacaaagaagcaaaattcagtagccTTGTCTACTGCTGAGGCTGAATACGTTGTTGCTGGGTCATGCTGTGCCCAGTTATtgtggatcaaacaacaactcaTGGATTTTGGGGTAGATGTAGGTTGTGTTCCCATTTTTTGTGATAACACAAGTGCCATAAACATAGCCAAAAATCCTGTCCAACATAAgagaactaagcatattgatattcgtcatcactttcttagagataatgttgaaaaaggaaatatatcaattatgttttgttcaactgaggaacaaattgctgacatatttactaaggctttgagtagagaacactatgaaaaaaataggttagcattggggatgattaaaattatataaatctccctcaatgattgactagaatatgCTATGCCTTAGTGAgtgttgattaattcagtcttacacatttagttgtgtatcctaattccaagattttaaagCAAGGTGGTATAATTATGTGTTGTTTTTTGCAGATCGACTGGATCATTAAGGCACGAGTGGCCATGGACTAATCAGAATACAAGGTATGATTATTGTTTTCCATAGTAGCATTAAGAGAAATAGGTTATCTACATGGTTCACTCTGTCATGATTATAACCGCCAAAACCCAACAGTCGTCTTCTTCAAAAGGCTGACAGACCTTTCCCATCAGTACAGAACCTCTACATCAACACGCTTCTTTGTATCACAGTCCCTTCACGTTTCAACTTCCTTCTCACTCATCTTAAATAAGCACCTTCTTTTCTCTTCCATCTCCACTTCTTTCTCAACCTCTGAAAATCCAACAAGCTATGGCGTTTTCCTCATCCTCTCCTTCCTTCACAAAATCTGAAACAAAACCTTCAACCCAAATTATTCTTCACCCAAACATTACTTTACCTTCCCTTATCCAACCCCAAATCCCTATCAACTTATCTGATTTTTCATTGTTTAAACCTCCACCACAACCATCCTTTCACTCTTCTTCAAAccctcttttttttcaaaaccctTACCATTACTTGTGCTTCCTCTTCAGATCCTTGATCGCGATGACATTCCCATTACTGATCTTATCCCTAGACGGTCACGCTCAACTCTGAAAAGAAAAGCATCTTCTGTCCCCATTGATGTTGACATTGATACTTAGGTAAAATCTTCTCCTGTCATCCATTCATCTCGAACTCCACATACTCGGGGGCAGAAGCAAAGAGAAGATGCTTCTTTGGAAGAGGCACTTAGGGCAAGTAAAAAGAAATGAGTAATGTCTACTGCTTCTACTCCCCCACGCGAGCCCTCTCCTGATATTCTCCTCCGCTCTAAAAGAAAACGCAAGAATATCACAGCAAAACCCTCAAAGTCCTTTTCCTCTCCCAAACCCTCATCATCCTCAATATCTACTGTCAAAGTCACTACTGGTCAAGGGTCCACCTCCTCTAAACTTTCTCCAAAATCTACTTCCCATCCCAAGAAACAAGTTCCACATCCTGGTTCTTCTGATCCATCTGACTCAGATTCAGACTATCTTCCTGATACTCCTCCTGTTCCTTTTACTTCCATTGACtctgatgatgatatttatgttgaTACTGCTGCTGATAAAACTTCTCAGTTAGACCATGTTCTGCACTTTCAGAAACGAAAGATGATTAGAGGAAAAGTTGTCACTGGGTTTGGGGGTCCTGATATGGATACGTTAGTTTCAAAACTGACAGCACAGGGGTGGTCATCCttgtttcttcaaggtgatcatCAGAGAAGATTTGGTAAAAATGAGGTGTATGAGTTTTATACCAATGGAGTTGCCATTAGGGAAATGATTTCAACCACAGTTCATGGGAAAACCATCAATCTTTATCCCGCTGATATGGGCAGATTTCTCAGTTGGATGGTTGGTGTCATTATGTGAAGGGATCTTGGCCACCTCTTGATAATCTTCCATCCGCTCTTGATATCTGTAGAAAATTCTTTGGGAATCCTTTTCTTTCCTCTCATCGTAGGGTCATGAAAAATGAGATGTCCCCTCTCTATCAGTCTTATTTTGATGTGGTTCACAAAATGATCTTGCCTCGACCGGAAAGGCGCATAGTTGCAAGTTTTCTTGATCTTACCTTGATGGAACTATTGGATTCTGAGATTCCAATAGACCTTCCTCTACTCATCATTAAGCATATGCAAAGGGTACTTGTTAAAGATACAAATGGTCATGCTCTGCCCTATCAGTTCTGGCTTGCATCTGTTTTCGATGATTTTTATGTACCTGTCAAGGTATGGTCCTTGAAGATGACTAAGGACTTGATTGGACAACTGAACCATGCTAGGTTACCTACTACCGTGAGACATGCTGATAACCCTATGCAAAAGTTGCGAAATGCCTTAAAGGCAAAGCAGGGTGAGCTAGAGGGTGCACAAGCTGCATTGGTAGCTGCCCAGGCTGTTCATAAAGATGAAAAGAGGGTTCTAGAAGCTAAAATTGCATCCCTTACAGAAATCTTGGATAAGGAATGCGCTGAAAATGCTGATATCATTAGGAAGTTGACCTCCCTTATTCCCTCTACCTCCTCCAATTAAAATCCTTCTTCATCCTTTAAGCTCATTCACTATGATGCTCTCCTGTTTAccttgtttctttttttgtttacTGGGTAGCAATAattgtatttgttttgtttaaAATCGACCTCTTTTGCTTCCCTTGATCTACTTCTGCTTAATTCAATGCATAGTTATCTCTTGCTCTGAATCTTgcttgttttagtgatagccccagtggccataaTTATTAAACAATTTTTACTTGATCGCTcagcttttcgatgatgtcaaaagggggaaaaacagattatacaatgcttataactcaattgTACTAACCTGTTTCATTCTACTGTGATTCTGTTATTTAATTCCTTCTTAAGTATGTCAGGATTCTGTAATACTGAAGCTActatgtttgtcatcatcaaaaagggggaatttgttagggcatgaggagttttgatgatagacatgtgaatgaaacataTTGAAGAAGCTGGTCCATTCAAGGTGAAATAGTCTAGCTGGCACAGGAGTTTGGATGATATGATTATGTGTTCAAGACAAACTTAGATAACATTGATTACATCAGAAGCCGAGTTAGATCAGACTAGAAGTCTTGAAGAAGTCAAGTTGATCAAGGAGTTCAGTAAGAAGAGGATTTGAATTAAAAGAATCCTATCAAAACTAGGAGAGGTGAGACGACAGCAAAAGGGAAAAGAATTAACTGATAGAGTTCTACTGAAGAAAGAATTGAACATCAAAAAGGACTCTATCACAGgttggcttaaatacaacaaaCATGACTCAAAGCCAGTACTCACGCACGTACTGAAAAAGTCAATCAACAATCAGCATACATACTTGTTGAAGAACCAAGCCTCTTACTTAGCAGGTCATAAACTGTGTAGTAGTTAGGTTCTGgtattgtaatgagtcattgattctagtctcagtaatctataaactgagttaggagttgtggtcctcaagtttgggaactcgaagacttgggaacacttatcttaggaagattagtgtttttgtagtaataggagtcagaagttttaattcctaggttacaagaagtcttgtaattttgttgattgttgaggctcaagtattttagtgaagttgggttaaatcctgtagaggtacaagtcgtagttttttacacctttcttgagccgggtgtttttcacgtaaaaacactgtgttcagtttacttctgtgaaccacgtttacttactaTCTTAAAGATTTTTCATGTAATATATATTGTGACTTGACCAAGTAGGAGAGGAGCTTAATGAATTCAAGTTGTGAAGAATTTTCGATGTATTTACGTAGTAGTGGCGGTCAAGTAGACTGTAACTAGTGATATGTGGGTTAAGTGTCATGCCATGGATTCAAACCATGCCACAGAGATAAAGCTTCGTATTATAATAGAGAGAAGGATAAAGTGGCGGATCCGGATTCACAAAGTTTGGAGTCCAAGTAAGAGAGCCGGTGTTTGGTGTCTTAATAAACTTAGCTGTAAAGAAGATCAGTTCCATTGTGTCATAATGATCTTGATATTTTAGTGTAGAAGGATAAAGGGGTGGATCCATTTTTTACAGAGTTTTCGCCAGTTTTTCGTCGCCTACTGAACTTGAGCATAAAGAATTTCAGTCtagtttttcttttctattatatagaagagaaGGTTTCAACATcatttattatatcactcctaattaattattataaattatttttatattaaaaaatagtaatacttaattaaaaaagtaaaatagatatttacgacatatctgcttcagctgctttaatcgtgattttattatatcacccctaattttctatataatagaagagAAGGTTTTGATATGCATACTTCAGCAGGTTGCTtgttccgtgattttactatatcaccattaattaattattataaattatttatatattaaaaaattaataatatttaattagaaagtaaaaaatagacatttatgacatgtctgtttcaggtgctttaaccatgattttactatatcactcctaattaattattatatgtcatttatgtattaaaaaattaataatattaaattcgTAATTTTACTACAtgcccttaattaattattataagtcagttATGtactaaaatttaataatatttaattaaaaaagaaaaaatagatatttatgatatgtctacTTAAATAGTGATTTTGTTATATcagccctaattaattattataagttatttatgtattaaaaaactaatattattttattaaaaaagtaaaatttacatttataacatgtctgatccagctacttcaatcataattttactaaatatcacctctaattatttattataagtcatctaagtataaaaaaattaataatattgagaAGGTTTCGACATGCCTACTTCAGCATgctgcttgctccgtgattttactatatcacccctaattaattattataaattatttatatattaaaaaattaataatatttaattaaaaattaatacttcttccgtttcataataaatgaattattggattttggcacacggattaagaaaaaagcattaaagacataaatttaacacaactttctatttttacccctaaaaaagaaaaatctaaccttgtaatacctttttaaaagttaattggttgtcaaataataagggtaaatttgaaaaaaaaaatcaatgattcacttatttgaaataccaataaatatcccaacaattcacttgttccgaaacggagggagtaatatttaattagaaagtaaaatagacatttatgatatgtctgtttCAGGTGCTTTAACCGTGactttactatattacccctaattaattattatatgtcatttatgtattgaaaaattaataatattaaattcataattttactatatgcccttaactaattattataagtcggttatgtattaaaaattaaaaatatttaattaaaaaaggtaaactagatatt
Coding sequences within:
- the LOC124885569 gene encoding uncharacterized protein LOC124885569; its protein translation is MSTASTPPREPSPDILLRSKRKRKNITAKPSKSFSSPKPSSSSISTVKVTTGQGSTSSKLSPKSTSHPKKQVPHPGSSDPSDSDSDYLPDTPPVPFTSIDSDDDIYVDTAADKTSQLDHVLHFQKRKMIRGKVVTGFGGPDMDTLVSKLTAQGWSSLFLQGDHQRRFGKNEVYEFYTNGVAIREMISTTVHGKTINLYPADMGRFLSWMVGVIM